Proteins encoded by one window of Aliivibrio wodanis:
- the uup gene encoding ABC transporter ATP-binding protein, whose translation MALLTINNGQLAFGDHPLLDKSDFALQENERVCLVGRNGAGKSTLMKVISGDIIMDDGKLQINQDVVVSRLEQDPPRNESGTVFDYVAEGLAEAGKYLKEYHRLLDLLETDPSESNINKLSRAQEKIDHLNAWHFDMRIQSVLESLKLDGHTLLTDLSGGWQRKAALARALVSDPDVLLLDEPTNHLDVTTIEWLETFLKDFKGSIIFISHDRAFIQSMATRIVDLDRGNLSSYPGNYEEYLLAKEEALRVEADQNAQFDKVLAQEESWIREGIKARRTRNEGRVRALKQLRRERSERREVMGKANIQVDESNRSGKIVFEAENLHYSIDGKNIVKNFSFNVMRGDRIALIGANGCGKSTLLKLMLDQLQPDSGKLHCGTKLEVAYFDQYREALDPEKTVIDNLADGKQEVTVGGRERHALSYLQDFLFSPKRARQPVKALSGGEKNRLLLARLFLRPNNLLILDEPTNDLDIETLELLEELLANYQGTLLLVSHDRQFVDNTVMTSWIFEGEGQIEEFVGGYHDAQRQRANVQATRDAMAPTVKVKAEPVAATTQKVEPVAKPKKLSYKLQRELEQLPETLEKLENEITELQETVNSATFFQQDPKTTDDVLARLAETEQALEVAFERWEELEALQ comes from the coding sequence ATGGCATTACTTACAATTAATAACGGTCAATTAGCATTTGGCGATCATCCGTTATTAGACAAATCTGATTTCGCTTTACAAGAAAATGAGCGTGTGTGTTTAGTTGGCCGTAATGGTGCAGGTAAATCAACGTTAATGAAAGTGATTTCTGGTGACATCATTATGGATGACGGCAAACTTCAAATTAATCAAGATGTGGTGGTTTCTCGTCTAGAGCAAGATCCACCGCGTAATGAAAGTGGCACTGTATTTGATTACGTAGCCGAAGGCCTAGCTGAAGCAGGTAAATACTTAAAAGAGTATCACCGCCTTCTTGATTTGCTAGAAACTGATCCAAGTGAATCAAACATTAATAAGCTATCTCGTGCTCAAGAGAAAATTGACCACCTTAATGCGTGGCATTTTGATATGCGTATTCAATCGGTTCTTGAATCATTAAAACTAGATGGTCATACATTATTAACTGACTTATCTGGTGGTTGGCAACGTAAAGCGGCATTAGCTCGTGCTTTGGTTTCTGATCCTGATGTATTACTTCTTGATGAACCGACTAACCACTTAGATGTAACGACGATTGAATGGCTTGAAACCTTCTTGAAAGATTTTAAAGGCTCAATCATCTTTATCTCGCATGACCGTGCATTCATTCAATCAATGGCGACACGTATTGTAGATTTAGACCGTGGTAACTTATCTTCTTACCCTGGTAACTATGAAGAATACTTACTAGCGAAAGAAGAAGCGCTACGTGTAGAGGCGGATCAAAACGCACAGTTTGATAAAGTACTTGCGCAAGAAGAATCATGGATCCGAGAAGGCATTAAAGCGCGTCGTACTCGTAATGAAGGTCGTGTTCGTGCATTAAAACAATTGCGTCGTGAGCGTTCAGAGCGTCGTGAAGTGATGGGTAAAGCCAATATCCAAGTGGATGAGTCAAATCGTTCAGGTAAAATTGTATTTGAAGCTGAAAATCTTCATTACTCAATTGATGGCAAAAACATTGTTAAGAACTTTAGCTTCAATGTTATGCGTGGCGACCGTATTGCACTAATTGGTGCGAATGGTTGTGGTAAGAGTACTCTGCTTAAACTGATGCTTGACCAACTTCAACCTGATTCAGGTAAATTACATTGTGGTACGAAATTGGAAGTGGCTTATTTTGACCAATATCGTGAAGCATTAGATCCTGAAAAAACAGTTATTGATAACCTAGCTGATGGTAAACAAGAAGTAACAGTGGGTGGCCGTGAACGTCATGCATTAAGTTACTTACAAGATTTCCTATTCTCACCAAAACGTGCACGTCAGCCTGTTAAAGCATTGTCTGGTGGTGAGAAAAACCGTCTATTACTTGCGCGTTTGTTCCTGCGTCCAAACAATTTATTGATTCTTGATGAACCAACCAATGATTTGGATATTGAAACATTGGAACTTTTAGAAGAATTACTTGCCAACTATCAAGGTACATTATTACTAGTAAGTCACGATCGTCAGTTCGTTGATAACACTGTAATGACCAGTTGGATTTTTGAAGGTGAAGGTCAGATCGAAGAGTTTGTAGGTGGCTATCATGATGCACAGCGTCAACGTGCTAATGTACAGGCGACTCGTGATGCAATGGCTCCAACAGTAAAGGTAAAAGCGGAGCCAGTTGCTGCTACAACTCAAAAAGTAGAGCCGGTGGCTAAGCCAAAGAAATTATCATATAAGTTACAGCGTGAGCTTGAACAGTTACCTGAAACATTAGAGAAATTAGAAAACGAAATTACTGAACTTCAAGAGACAGTAAACAGCGCGACTTTCTTCCAACAAGACCCTAAAACGACTGATGATGTTTTAGCACGTTTAGCAGAAACTGAACAAGCGTTGGAAGTAGCATTTGAGCGTTGGGAAGAACTTGAAGCTCTACAATAG
- the pyrD gene encoding dihydroorotate dehydrogenase has product MLYRIARAGIFKLDAEKAHDLAIQNFKRFTGTPLDLLYRQNLASKPVEVMGITFKNPVGLAAGLDKNGECIEAFSAMGFGFIEVGTVTPRPQAGNDKPRLFRLIEAEGIINRMGFNNLGVDNLVENVKKAKFDGVIGINIGKNKDTPIEKGTEDYLICMEKVYQYAGYIAINISSPNTPGLRTLQYGEALDDLLSQLKEKQNELAEKYGKYVPIALKIAPDLDDNELSQIAASLIKYKVDGVIATNTTLDRSMVEGMKHAEEMGGLSGRPVQARSTEVVRRLKELLGDNLPIIGVGGIDSYVAAKEKMMAGADLVQVYSGFIYKGPALVKDIVNNI; this is encoded by the coding sequence ATGTTATACCGCATCGCCAGAGCTGGCATTTTCAAACTTGATGCTGAAAAAGCACATGACCTAGCAATTCAAAATTTCAAACGTTTTACAGGCACTCCTCTCGATCTTTTATACCGTCAAAACTTAGCTTCTAAACCTGTAGAAGTGATGGGCATTACCTTTAAAAACCCGGTTGGTCTCGCGGCTGGCCTTGATAAGAACGGTGAATGTATTGAAGCATTTAGCGCAATGGGTTTTGGATTCATTGAAGTAGGTACTGTTACTCCTCGCCCTCAAGCAGGTAACGATAAGCCACGTTTATTTCGTTTAATTGAAGCGGAAGGTATTATTAACCGTATGGGTTTTAATAACCTTGGTGTTGATAATCTTGTTGAGAATGTAAAGAAAGCAAAATTTGACGGTGTTATTGGTATTAACATTGGAAAAAACAAAGATACACCTATTGAGAAGGGTACAGAAGATTACCTAATTTGTATGGAGAAGGTATATCAATACGCGGGCTACATTGCGATTAATATCTCATCCCCAAACACTCCAGGGCTTCGTACTCTTCAATACGGTGAAGCATTAGATGATCTTCTTTCTCAGTTAAAAGAGAAGCAAAACGAATTAGCAGAGAAATATGGTAAGTATGTACCTATTGCTCTAAAGATTGCTCCAGATTTAGATGATAACGAATTATCTCAAATTGCAGCCTCATTAATTAAGTATAAGGTTGATGGTGTGATTGCAACTAATACTACATTAGACCGTTCTATGGTTGAAGGTATGAAGCATGCAGAAGAGATGGGAGGCTTAAGTGGTCGTCCTGTTCAAGCACGCAGCACAGAAGTTGTTCGTCGTCTTAAGGAACTTTTAGGTGATAATCTTCCAATTATAGGTGTAGGTGGCATTGACTCATATGTCGCTGCTAAAGAGAAAATGATGGCGGGTGCCGATCTGGTTCAAGTCTACTCAGGTTTCATTTATAAAGGTCCAGCATTAGTTAAAGATATCGTGAACAACATTTAA
- a CDS encoding putative glutaredoxin — MITLYSTEGCHLCEQAFDLLVEVGVDIVKINTVDIAFNDELFSRYGVTIPVVANGLSELNWPFDISQLKNWLEDNGITYN; from the coding sequence ATGATTACTCTCTATAGCACGGAAGGCTGCCATCTTTGCGAGCAAGCGTTTGACTTGCTTGTTGAGGTGGGTGTAGACATAGTAAAAATAAATACGGTAGATATTGCGTTTAACGATGAACTTTTTTCTCGTTACGGCGTCACAATACCTGTGGTGGCTAATGGCTTATCTGAGCTAAATTGGCCCTTCGATATATCGCAATTAAAGAATTGGTTAGAAGACAATGGCATTACTTACAATTAA
- the rlmL gene encoding ribosomal RNA large subunit methyltransferase L: MKKYLAITSKGLENLLADELIALGVTDPKLVYAGVMFEAPTEVVYRCCLWSRIASRFIQVLSEFDVRDDMDLYLGASAINWPSYFSADKTLVVDFNGTNREIRNSQYGALKVKDAIVDRFTKADLERPNIDKAEPDLRVHMRLSGEKGILGFDLIGSGLHQRGYRTEAGRAPLRETLAAALVLRSTWDESKPLLDPMCGSGTLLIEAALMACEMAPGVKREKWCFEALNDFDEELWTEVRSQARVKSRRGVKKVDTHFYGFDRDYRVIQTARENARRAGVEDLITFDVGDATKIERPEAFENGVVICNPPYGERLSTEPALIALYSEFGRQLKEQFGGCTASIYSSNDDLLACIRMRADKQFKLNNGALPCVQKNYSISESAERKEAANVEVAPEFMNRLKKNLSKIGKWARKEKLECYRLYDADLPDYNAAIDVYKDYIIIQEYAAPKEISEDKTRRRLTDMIRATVLVTGVETNNVILKVRQKQSGKNQYQKLAEKSRSFDVDEYGVKLIVNLQDYLDTGLFLDHKLTRKMIGEMAAGKDFLNLFAYTGSATVHAACGGAKSTMTIDMSRTYLEWAQKNMNTNDQTGTQHQFLQADCLQWLQQAEGEFDLIFIDPPTFSNSKRMEQTFDVQRDHIMLLENLKRMLRENGTIVFSNNKRNFKMDDEALEKAGLKAKNISKQTLPLDFARNKHIHNCWIITHKED; the protein is encoded by the coding sequence ATGAAAAAATACTTAGCCATCACTTCTAAAGGCCTTGAAAACTTACTCGCTGACGAACTTATTGCACTTGGTGTTACAGACCCAAAATTAGTTTACGCAGGGGTTATGTTTGAAGCTCCAACCGAGGTTGTTTATCGTTGTTGTTTATGGAGCCGTATCGCTTCACGTTTTATTCAAGTTCTTTCTGAATTTGATGTTCGTGATGATATGGATCTGTATCTAGGTGCTTCTGCAATTAACTGGCCTAGTTATTTCAGTGCAGATAAAACATTGGTGGTGGATTTTAATGGTACAAACCGTGAGATTCGTAATAGCCAATACGGCGCATTGAAAGTAAAAGATGCGATTGTTGACCGTTTCACCAAAGCGGATCTAGAGCGTCCAAATATTGATAAAGCAGAACCTGATTTACGTGTACATATGCGTTTATCTGGTGAGAAAGGGATTCTTGGCTTTGACTTAATCGGTTCAGGTTTGCATCAGCGTGGCTATCGTACTGAAGCTGGTCGAGCACCACTTCGTGAGACATTGGCTGCTGCATTAGTACTTCGTAGTACATGGGATGAGAGTAAACCGCTATTAGATCCAATGTGTGGTTCTGGTACGTTACTGATTGAAGCTGCATTAATGGCTTGTGAAATGGCTCCTGGTGTTAAGCGTGAGAAATGGTGTTTTGAAGCACTGAATGACTTTGACGAGGAGTTATGGACTGAAGTCCGTTCACAAGCGCGTGTTAAGAGTCGTCGTGGTGTTAAGAAAGTAGATACACATTTTTATGGATTTGACCGTGATTACCGTGTTATTCAAACCGCTCGTGAAAATGCCCGTCGTGCTGGCGTTGAAGATTTAATTACGTTTGATGTTGGTGATGCAACTAAGATTGAACGTCCAGAAGCGTTTGAAAATGGCGTAGTGATTTGTAACCCACCATATGGTGAGCGTTTAAGTACTGAACCTGCATTGATTGCATTATACAGTGAGTTTGGTCGTCAACTTAAAGAGCAATTTGGTGGTTGTACTGCATCAATCTATTCAAGCAACGATGATTTACTTGCATGTATACGTATGCGTGCCGATAAGCAATTTAAATTGAACAACGGCGCATTGCCTTGTGTTCAGAAAAACTATTCAATTAGCGAATCAGCTGAACGTAAAGAAGCAGCCAATGTTGAAGTTGCTCCTGAGTTTATGAACCGTCTTAAAAAGAATTTGTCTAAGATTGGTAAATGGGCACGTAAAGAGAAATTAGAATGCTACCGTCTTTATGATGCAGATTTACCTGATTACAATGCAGCGATTGATGTATATAAAGATTACATCATCATCCAAGAGTACGCGGCACCAAAAGAAATTTCAGAAGATAAAACACGTCGTCGTTTAACAGATATGATCCGCGCAACGGTTCTTGTGACAGGTGTAGAAACAAATAACGTGATTTTGAAAGTTCGTCAAAAGCAATCAGGTAAAAATCAATATCAAAAACTGGCTGAGAAATCTCGCTCTTTTGATGTTGATGAGTATGGCGTAAAATTGATTGTTAACCTACAAGATTACCTAGATACAGGTTTATTCTTAGATCATAAGTTAACTCGTAAAATGATTGGTGAAATGGCAGCAGGTAAAGATTTCTTAAACCTATTTGCTTACACCGGTTCTGCGACAGTTCATGCGGCTTGTGGTGGTGCAAAATCTACCATGACGATTGATATGTCTCGTACCTACCTAGAGTGGGCACAGAAGAACATGAATACCAATGATCAAACCGGTACTCAGCATCAGTTCTTACAAGCTGACTGTCTGCAGTGGTTACAACAAGCAGAAGGTGAGTTTGATTTAATCTTTATCGATCCACCTACGTTCTCTAACTCTAAGCGTATGGAACAAACGTTTGATGTTCAACGTGATCACATCATGTTACTTGAGAACCTAAAACGTATGCTACGTGAGAACGGTACTATCGTATTCTCGAATAATAAACGTAACTTTAAAATGGATGACGAAGCACTAGAGAAAGCAGGCCTTAAAGCTAAGAACATTTCTAAGCAAACATTGCCGCTTGACTTCGCTCGTAATAAACACATTCATAACTGTTGGATTATTACTCACAAGGAAGACTAG
- a CDS encoding putative exported protein, with amino-acid sequence MSNKLQLTTLAVLVSAALPAQAALYKVVEVTPAVSGTEYYGTAIQPGMTTDPKGCFVDDCVDGADYALAGETRNNAEGFSYREEVPFAMDNSFSYIEDNHDGFESYCFYQLGYSTCEYWANAQYTKGWGIELGAGENQESNSLAFVENGLVSATGINTVINALSTSNGAITTIGNFSSSTSRNTPISGETLIEGETTWKQGRQWSTDGTYTVGSVTNKSGVVVGDENGRYYYHTKAAVWNEGKLTAIAWADNKTLDGDYYAQGSMRDLYVDGTNFYGVGYNNYDDQHMNATIFKGVTSDLSALKSSMIGGAQVRISGDNINSNSVATDINKYLVVVGQAKRSGGFPQNGAAANRLFVVSDASVTSPNADFFSNDIFFNGAGGEMGGINNFNEIVGRIDVETHREYDGKQRRQRAFIYPYGVTEKVTEATEKAAIENRSAIFENKAWVIDDLTNDGLVSGNNNQYRVFDATDINDAGVISATAVKCSGGYDSVARDAYCNAGNSDETVVAVKLVPISDEETRDIQTRPFENYTTERQGSSIGFGALTLLGLFGFMRKRIK; translated from the coding sequence ATGAGTAATAAATTACAATTAACCACATTAGCTGTTTTGGTGTCCGCTGCGCTTCCTGCGCAAGCGGCGCTTTATAAAGTGGTGGAAGTAACGCCTGCTGTGTCGGGTACTGAGTACTATGGAACGGCGATTCAACCAGGAATGACAACAGATCCTAAAGGGTGTTTTGTTGATGACTGTGTAGATGGCGCTGATTATGCACTCGCTGGTGAAACTCGTAATAACGCCGAAGGTTTTTCATACCGTGAAGAAGTCCCTTTTGCTATGGATAACTCATTCAGTTATATCGAAGATAATCATGACGGTTTTGAAAGCTATTGTTTCTACCAGTTAGGCTACTCCACTTGTGAATACTGGGCTAATGCTCAATATACGAAGGGTTGGGGGATTGAATTAGGTGCTGGTGAAAATCAAGAATCAAATTCATTGGCTTTTGTTGAAAATGGTCTAGTGTCAGCTACTGGAATTAATACTGTTATTAATGCACTAAGTACTAGCAATGGTGCAATAACAACGATTGGTAACTTTAGTTCTTCTACATCACGAAACACTCCAATTTCAGGTGAGACCCTTATTGAGGGGGAGACCACTTGGAAACAAGGCCGACAATGGTCAACTGATGGAACTTACACAGTAGGTAGCGTTACTAATAAATCAGGTGTGGTTGTTGGTGATGAGAATGGTCGTTATTATTATCATACAAAAGCAGCTGTTTGGAATGAAGGTAAATTAACGGCCATTGCCTGGGCAGATAATAAAACTCTTGATGGTGATTATTACGCACAGGGTAGTATGCGTGATCTCTATGTTGATGGAACTAATTTTTATGGCGTAGGATATAATAATTATGATGATCAACATATGAATGCCACAATATTTAAAGGCGTTACTTCTGATTTATCTGCATTAAAATCAAGTATGATTGGCGGTGCTCAAGTTCGAATTAGCGGTGATAATATCAATAGCAATTCAGTTGCGACAGATATTAATAAATATTTAGTGGTTGTTGGTCAAGCTAAGCGTTCAGGTGGCTTCCCTCAGAATGGTGCAGCAGCTAATCGTTTATTTGTTGTTTCTGATGCTTCTGTTACTTCACCCAATGCTGATTTTTTCTCTAATGACATCTTTTTTAATGGTGCGGGTGGAGAAATGGGAGGCATTAACAACTTTAATGAGATTGTTGGACGTATTGATGTTGAAACTCACCGTGAATATGACGGAAAGCAGCGTCGTCAACGTGCTTTCATTTATCCTTATGGTGTAACAGAAAAAGTCACAGAAGCTACTGAAAAAGCAGCTATTGAAAACAGAAGTGCTATTTTTGAAAATAAGGCATGGGTTATTGATGATTTAACCAATGATGGTTTAGTTTCTGGTAACAATAACCAGTATCGAGTTTTCGATGCGACAGATATCAATGATGCTGGCGTAATTTCAGCAACAGCAGTGAAATGTTCAGGCGGTTACGATAGTGTTGCTCGTGATGCGTATTGTAATGCTGGAAATAGTGATGAAACTGTTGTTGCAGTTAAGCTAGTTCCTATTTCTGATGAAGAGACAAGAGATATTCAAACTCGTCCTTTTGAAAACTATACGACTGAACGTCAGGGTAGTTCGATTGGCTTTGGAGCTCTGACACTGCTTGGTTTATTTGGTTTCATGCGAAAGCGAATTAAATAA